The genomic interval TTACTTACGAAGATATAAAAAAGCATATTAAGACACCTAAAATAGAAAAATTAATCCACCAACAGTTAGAAAAATTCTTCCTTAATTATTTAAATCGCTCTAAATTCAACTATAAAAACGCTTCAAAAGTATTTGCTTTAACAGAATTATTACTAGAAGAACAAATTAGTGATTTTGATGAACTTATCAATAAATTGTATAAACTAATGTCCAATGACAATCTAGAATTTTACCATCATGGAGTATTCGTGTTGTTAAATGAGGATTTCAATAAATTACATGTCCAATTATATTTAACTGAGTACATTTATGATTTATTAATACAAATTTCATTAGATTCATCGATTTCATACTATAAAAATTTAATTTTACAGTTAGAAGCAATGAAAGAAATGATAAAAGAAGTTTCTTTTAAAAAAGTGGTATATAAAGATGACGAATCTGAGAAGACAATTGCTGAGTTTATTAACCGCCATGAGTACCAACAATTATTTAAAGAAATTGATAAGTTAAAAGAAAGAATAGAGACTAAAGATATCATTACCAATGAATAATTGTTTAACACTATTAATCATCACGCCAAGCGGTAGCCATTCCGTAACGGCGTGTCAATCCAATCTCACGCATGCGGGCATGATGAAAGGATTGATCTACATGATTAAGAAATACAAAAAGAAAGACGGTACGACAGCCTATATGTTTGCGGCTTACTTAGGTACCGACCCTATTACAGGTAAACAGAAGCGGACAACGAGACGGGGCTTCAAGACTGAAAGAGATGCAAAGATTGCTGAGGCAAGACTTCAAACAGAGGTGAGTCAAAACGGCTTTTTAAACAACGATATAACAACGTTTGAAGAAGTTTATAAACTGTGGCTTGAACAGTACGAAAATACTGTAAGAGAAAGCACATATCAGCGTGTGTTAACCCTATTTGATACTGCTATACTAGAACATTTTAAAGATATCCCAGTAAAAAAAATCACTGTGCCGTACTGTCAAAAAGTTATCAATAAATGGAATAAGCAATATTCTGATATGAAAGCAATTCGTATATATGCGTCTAACGTATTAAATTACGCTGTCAACCTTAAAATCATCGCTGATAATCCTTTTAAATATACGAAAGCACCACGAAAGAAAGAAACGAAACAAGATGCATCTATGAAGTATTATTCAAGTGATGAATTGAAGCAGTTTTTAACTTTTGTTGAAGATGACCCTTTATATTATGCAATGTTCCGTACATTAGCATTTACGGGTTTTAGACGTGGTGAATTAATGGCGTTAACATGGAATGACATAGATTTTAATAAGCAAACAATCACTATTAACAAAACTTATGCAAGAGGCTTGAACTATAAACTTGTTATACAAGAGCCTAAAACCAAGTCATCACTTAGAACAATTAGTATAGACGAAAAGACAACCGCTATATTAAAAGCATGGAGAACACACCAGCGTGTTGAATCGCTTAAATACGGACATAATACATCAGATAAACACCAGCCTGTATTTACTGATGTGACTAATAATAAGCCACTATATCCCGAACACACTAATAAAGTATTAAGTGCTGTGTGTAATAGGCATCATTTCAAACGTATTAAAGTTCATGGTTTTAGACATACTCATTGTTCACTTTTATTTGAAGCGGGGTTATCTATCCAAGAAGTTCAAGACCGTTTGGGACATGGCGATATTAAAACCACTATGGATATTTATGCTCACGTGACCGAAAAACAACGCGACCAAGTGGCTGAAAAGTTCGCAAATTATATCAATTTTTAGCATTAACGTATTCAAAACGTATTCAACGCAAAATAAAAAAGGCTAGAAACCGCATCACAACGGTATTTCTAGCCTGTTATTGGTACTACATCATTATTCCCACTCTACTGTACTTGGTGGCTTAGATGTGATGTCATACACGACTCTGTTCACGTGATCGACTTCATTGACGATACGTGTTGAGATTTTTTGTAAGACTTCCCAATCGATGCGGGCAAAGTCACTTGTCATACCGTCGATAGATGTCACTGCACGGATGCCGACTGTGTAATCATACGTACGGTAGTCACCCATCACGCCGACTGAACGGATGTCTGGTAACACTGTGAAGTATTGCCAAATTTCGCGTTCTAAGCCTTCTTCACGAATCACTTCACGTAAGATGGCATCTGATTCACGAACGATTTCCAATTTGTCTTCTGTAATTTCACCTAAAACACGGATACCTAATCCTGGTCCTGGGAAAGGTTGTCTCCATACTAAATGTTCTGGGATACCAAGTTCGATACCTAATGCACGGACTTCATCTTTAAATAATGTGTTGATAGGTTCAATTAATTCGAATTCCATATCTTCAGGTAAGCCGCCTACGTTATGGTGCGATTTAATAGTTTGCGCTGTTTTTGTACCTGATTCAATCACATCTGTATAAAGTGTCCCTTGTGCTAAGAAATCGACACCTTTTAATTTTGATGCTTCGTCGTCGAATACATAAACAAATTCGTTACCGATAATTTTACGTTTCTTCTCTGGATCTGAAACGCCTTCTAATTTAGACATGAAACGGTCTTTGGCGTTCACACGGATGATGTTCATGTTGAAACCTTCCGCGAACTGTTCCATTACCATGTCGCCTTCACCTTTACGTAATAAACCGTGGTCTACAAAGATACATGTCAATTGGTCACCAATCGCTTTGTGTAATAATACGGCTACAACTGATGAATCCACACCACCGCTCATGGCACAAAGGACACGACGATCGCCGACTTTTTCACGGATTTTTTCGATTTCGATATCGATAAAGTTTTCCATTGTCCATTCGCCTGTACATTCACAAACGCGGCGCACGAAGTTACGTAAAATGTCATTCCCATACTCTGTGTGACGGACTTCTGGGTGGAATTGTACGCCATAGATACGGCGTTTTTTATCTTCAATTGCAGCGTATTGTGTGCTTGGGCTGTCTGCAATGACTTCGAAGCCTTCTGGAATTTCGATGACTTTATCTGAGTGGCTCATCCAAACCGTTTGCTCTTCTGGTAAGCCGAAAAATAGTTCGTCTGACTTGGCGTTGATGATTGCTTTACCGTATTCACGTTGGTTCGCACGTTCCACTCTACCGCCTAATATTTTAGTTGTCAGTTGCATACCATAACAAATGCCTAATACCGGTACGCCTAAGTTGTAAATCTCAGGGTCAATCGTAAACGCATCATCTGCATATACTGAGTTTGGACCACCTGATAAAATGATACCTTTTGGGTTCATCTTTTTAATTTCTTCAATTGAAATCTCATGGTCATGTAATTCGCTGTATACGCCCATTTCACGAATACGACGTGTAATTAATTGGTTGTATTGACTACCAAAATCGAGGACAAGAATCAGCTCTTGTTCTTTTGCCATTTCCATACTCTGTGTACTCCTTTATCAATTAGAATGAGTAGTTCGGTGATTCTTTAGTAATTTGAACATCATGTGGGTGACTTTCTGCTAAACCTGCTGCACTCATTTTTGTAAATTGCGCTTCATCGCGTAATGCTTTCAAGTTCGCTGAGCCTGTGTAACCCATACCACTCTTCACACCACCGATAAGTTGATAAATTGTATCAGCTAATGGTCCTTTGTAGTCGATACGGCCTTCTACACCTTCTGGTACGTATTTTTTAGGTGTTTTATCTTCTTGGAAATAACGGTCGTTTGAACCACTTTCCATTGCACCTAATGAACCCATACCACGATAAACTTTATATTGACGGCCTTGGAACATTTCAACCATACCTGGGCTTTCTTCTGTACCTGCAAGCAAGCTACCTAACATGACTGCATGGCCACCTGCTGCTAATGCTTTCACGATATCGCCTGAGAATTTAATACCACCGTCTGCAATGATTGTTTTACCGTGATTGCGTGCTTCTGTCGCACAATCATAAATCGCTGTAATTTGAGGCACTCCTACACCTGCAACGACACGTGTTGTACAGATTGAACCTGGTCCGATACCCACTTTAACAACGTCTGCGCCTGCTTCAAACAACGCTTTTGTACCTGCTGCTGTCGCTACGTTACCCGCAACAACTGTAATTTCAGGGTATTTTTCTTTAATCGCTTTTACTTGATTGATCACGCCTTGTGAATGTCCGTGTGCTGTATCGATGACTAATGCATCCACACCCGCTTCCACTAATTTTTGTGCACGGATGTCAGTGTCTTTCGCAATACCAATCGCTGCAGCTACAAGTAAACGACCGTGTGCATCTTTTGCTGAGTATGGGTATTCGTGTACTTTTTCAATGTCTTTAATTGTGATTAATCCTTGTAATACACCATCTTCAACAAGCGGTAATTTTTCAATTTTGTGTGCTTGTAAAATTTCTTCCGCTTCTTGTAATGTTGTACCAACTGGAGCTGTGACTAAATCTTCTCGTGTCATGACATCAGAAATTTTAATTGAAAAGTCTTCAATAAATCTCAAGTCACGGTTTGTTAGGATACCAACAAGTTTACGTGATGTTTTATCGTCGACGATAGGCACACCTGAAATACGGTATTTGCCCATTAATGCTTCTGCTTCATAAACACTTTCTTCTGGTGTAAGGAAGAACGGATCTGTGATAACACCATTTTCTGAACGTTTAACTTTTTGTACTTCGTCTGCTTGGTGTTCGATGCTCATATTTTTATGAATCACACCTAAACCACCTTGTCTTGCCATTGCAATCGCCATTTTAGACTCTGTAACTGTGTCCATTCCCGCTGAAATCACAGGGATGTTTAACTTGATTTTGTCTGATAACTCTATGCTTAAGTCGACTTCTTTCGGTAACACATTTGATTCTGCTGGGATTAAAAGTACATCATCAAAAGTGAGTGCTTCTTTTACAAACTTGTTTTCCCACATCATTATTGACAGCCTCCATTCAATTTTATACCTATTATTATTTCACATTTTCTTTGCTTTGTTGATAGTTTATACCATTAAAAAATAAATTCAAAATAATTGCTGAAACCGTACCTAACACAATACCGTTTTGTGTAAACCATGCGAATTGATCTCCAAGACCTTTGAAAGCTTCTGGCACTGCTGTAATTCCTGCGCCCAAGCCAACTGAAATCGCGATAATCAATAAGTTGTTTTGGTTTTTAAAATTAATATCAATCAGAATACGTACACCATATGCCATCACCATACCAAACATTGCAAGCATTGCGCCACCGAGTACAGATAATGGAATAATGTTCGCTAGTGCGCCAAGTTTCGGAATACAGCCACAAATCACAAGTAAAATGACCATACCGTAAATGACGTCGTTCTTTTTAACACCAGATAATGACACTAAACCTACATTTTGAGAATAAGCCGTATAAGGAAAGGCATTAAAAATTGAACCTAATGTAATCGCAATCCCTTCAGCCATATAACCTTTTCTGAAATCTTTACGCTCGAGTTGCTTTCCTGTAATCTTACTCAAGGCGTGATAAACACCTGTAGATTCGATTAAACTGACTAATGCGACGATGAAAAAGACGATCGTTGCACCGACATCAAAGGAAAAACCTGTGAATCTGAATGGCTTCGGTAATTCAAACCAGTTCGCCTGACCGACTTGTGCGACATCAACGAGACCAAACACACTCGCCAAAATCGTACCGAATGCTAAGCCGAGTAAAATCGCAATCGACTTTAAAAATCCTTTTGCAAAACGTTGTAACACTAAAATAATCACGAGTGTCGCAAAACCGAGTAAAATATGTTTCGGATCACCATAATCTTTAGCGCCTTGCCCCCCTGCCATATAATTCATTGCAACGGGCATTAATGTAATCCCAATGATTGTCACGACACTCCCCGTAACGACTGGCGGGAACAGTTTAACTAATGATGCGAAAAACGGTGCGATGACAATGACCAATAGCCCTGATAAAAAGAGCGAACCATATAACACATCGATGCCTTTCGTTTGGCCGATTAAAATCATAGGGGCAACTGCTGTAAAAGTACATCCTAAAACAACTGGCAAGCCAATACCGATGCCGCGATAAACTTGAAGGAACGTCGCAACCCCACACATGAAAATATCCACTGTCACTAAGTACGCAATTTGTTCAGGAGTAAAGTTCAAACTTGTTCCTACTATTATAGGGACGAGAATGGCACCTGCATACATCGCGAGTAAATGTTGTAAACTTAATAAAAATCGCTTCATGATTCTGTATCTCCTACTAATGTCACTTTGTTGCCTGTTAATGAAGCGACTTGGCATAATGATGACACCGTTAAGCCTGCCTCTTCTATACGTGAGCGACCTTGTTGAAAACTTTTCTCTACTAAAATACCTACACCGACAGTTGTTGCGCCAGCTTGTTCAACTAAGCGATGTAATCCTAATACTGCTTCACCATTTGCTAAAAAGTCATCAATAATTAATACTTTGTCATCAGCAGACAAAAACTCTTCCGAAACGATGACTGTGTTCGTTTTGTTTTTAGTAAACGAGTGCACATCTGTTTGGTAATAACCAGCATTTAACGTGCTCGGTTTCGCTTTTTTAGCAAATAGACAAGGTACATCAAAACGATAAGCCGCCATGATTGCGGGTGCAATACCCGATGCCTCAATAGTCAGGATTTTTGTTACACCTTGATCCACAAATTGTTCGTAAAAGGTTTGACCAATATCATACATTAAAGCTGCATCAATCTGGTGGTTTAAAAATCCGTCAACTTTAAGAATCTTTTCATCAATCACGACGCCATCTTCAATGACCTTTCTTCTCAATGCGTCCACTCCAATTCCTCCTCGAAAAAGATATCAAAAAAACCCAAAACTAAAGAATAGCGTTTTAGGTATACGAGTAAGAGTCATACAATTGTAAAGTGGCACTATGTCACATCTAAAGACCTATCGTAGTGATGCGCGGAGAATATAGATACCGTACATATACAGGCATTGATACAGCGCGTTACATATTACATAGATGTCCCATTACTCATAGTCATGTCGTTTAAGGCAACATGGTAGAAACTTCTAAAGCCATATTCTTCAGATTATATGAGCGTGATAAATTATTACATGATGATAGCAAATTTAAGGTACTTACGCAATACTATCGTACTAAATCAAGTGTTTTCAGAAATTTATGTAAATTCTTGCTTATTCGCTTTGTAAAGGCCATAATAATAATGTAATCGTTTAACACGTTGAGAATACGGGTAGATAAATAGAAAACTTGAGCGGGAGGTTCATAGCATGACACTTTATAAAATCTCAAAATGCGAAGTGAAACGAACTGAAGATGAAGCAGTTCAATATGTAGATCAATTGTTAAAAGAGGGCGTTAAGGAAAATCAAATCGTCGTATTAAGCAAAGATAAACTTAACACAGATCGCTTTCATGATTCTCAAATTCAACATAAAACAACAACTGGTACGATTAGTGAGAAATTCATGCACTTTTTCATTGGCGAGGATGGCGAAGAAGCTGCGTTAACAAAATTTGGTTTCTCTAACGAACAAAAAGAAGATCTTAAACAAGACATTTTAAATAACAAAATTGTGGTTATGGTTCAAGAACTGAAATATGGTCAAGATGAATATGAAAAACATAATGCTGCGAACCAAAAACTGCAAGATAAACATGCACCATCTGAACATTACGGCGATATTGAGTAATCATTCATGTGTATCTATAGTCCTTACTACTTCACCCAAGATTTAATTTAACTTTCGTACACGTCATTGTATTGAAAGGATTAGGTCTTGGGTGAAGTATTTATTTCTATAGATTGTGCTTCGTATCTCCCCCATTAATTGTGCTATTTCTCGCTCTATATATGCTATACTATAGCCATTAAGAGAGGTGAAGTGACATGCATTTTGTACATATTCAATCAACCCAAGATCCATGGTATGTCCCAGCATTAGAATTTTATATGGATAAACTAGACCCCCTCGTAACAGAAGACGAGTCTGTATTTGAACAATCCTTAAAAACCGAAAAAACACAATATGATTTCGTATTTCTCGTAGGTATAGAAAACGATGAGG from Staphylococcus sp. MI 10-1553 carries:
- a CDS encoding helix-turn-helix domain-containing protein, whose amino-acid sequence is MNKQDIGKRIHQIRIDLGLSMTEFGKNIDKKSPVKSGVISNWENGKQLPNKKRIKAIADLGNITINTLLYGDNITYEDIKKHIKTPKIEKLIHQQLEKFFLNYLNRSKFNYKNASKVFALTELLLEEQISDFDELINKLYKLMSNDNLEFYHHGVFVLLNEDFNKLHVQLYLTEYIYDLLIQISLDSSISYYKNLILQLEAMKEMIKEVSFKKVVYKDDESEKTIAEFINRHEYQQLFKEIDKLKERIETKDIITNE
- a CDS encoding site-specific integrase is translated as MIKKYKKKDGTTAYMFAAYLGTDPITGKQKRTTRRGFKTERDAKIAEARLQTEVSQNGFLNNDITTFEEVYKLWLEQYENTVRESTYQRVLTLFDTAILEHFKDIPVKKITVPYCQKVINKWNKQYSDMKAIRIYASNVLNYAVNLKIIADNPFKYTKAPRKKETKQDASMKYYSSDELKQFLTFVEDDPLYYAMFRTLAFTGFRRGELMALTWNDIDFNKQTITINKTYARGLNYKLVIQEPKTKSSLRTISIDEKTTAILKAWRTHQRVESLKYGHNTSDKHQPVFTDVTNNKPLYPEHTNKVLSAVCNRHHFKRIKVHGFRHTHCSLLFEAGLSIQEVQDRLGHGDIKTTMDIYAHVTEKQRDQVAEKFANYINF
- the guaA gene encoding glutamine-hydrolyzing GMP synthase, coding for MEMAKEQELILVLDFGSQYNQLITRRIREMGVYSELHDHEISIEEIKKMNPKGIILSGGPNSVYADDAFTIDPEIYNLGVPVLGICYGMQLTTKILGGRVERANQREYGKAIINAKSDELFFGLPEEQTVWMSHSDKVIEIPEGFEVIADSPSTQYAAIEDKKRRIYGVQFHPEVRHTEYGNDILRNFVRRVCECTGEWTMENFIDIEIEKIREKVGDRRVLCAMSGGVDSSVVAVLLHKAIGDQLTCIFVDHGLLRKGEGDMVMEQFAEGFNMNIIRVNAKDRFMSKLEGVSDPEKKRKIIGNEFVYVFDDEASKLKGVDFLAQGTLYTDVIESGTKTAQTIKSHHNVGGLPEDMEFELIEPINTLFKDEVRALGIELGIPEHLVWRQPFPGPGLGIRVLGEITEDKLEIVRESDAILREVIREEGLEREIWQYFTVLPDIRSVGVMGDYRTYDYTVGIRAVTSIDGMTSDFARIDWEVLQKISTRIVNEVDHVNRVVYDITSKPPSTVEWE
- the guaB gene encoding IMP dehydrogenase; this encodes MWENKFVKEALTFDDVLLIPAESNVLPKEVDLSIELSDKIKLNIPVISAGMDTVTESKMAIAMARQGGLGVIHKNMSIEHQADEVQKVKRSENGVITDPFFLTPEESVYEAEALMGKYRISGVPIVDDKTSRKLVGILTNRDLRFIEDFSIKISDVMTREDLVTAPVGTTLQEAEEILQAHKIEKLPLVEDGVLQGLITIKDIEKVHEYPYSAKDAHGRLLVAAAIGIAKDTDIRAQKLVEAGVDALVIDTAHGHSQGVINQVKAIKEKYPEITVVAGNVATAAGTKALFEAGADVVKVGIGPGSICTTRVVAGVGVPQITAIYDCATEARNHGKTIIADGGIKFSGDIVKALAAGGHAVMLGSLLAGTEESPGMVEMFQGRQYKVYRGMGSLGAMESGSNDRYFQEDKTPKKYVPEGVEGRIDYKGPLADTIYQLIGGVKSGMGYTGSANLKALRDEAQFTKMSAAGLAESHPHDVQITKESPNYSF
- the pbuX gene encoding xanthine permease PbuX, whose protein sequence is MKRFLLSLQHLLAMYAGAILVPIIVGTSLNFTPEQIAYLVTVDIFMCGVATFLQVYRGIGIGLPVVLGCTFTAVAPMILIGQTKGIDVLYGSLFLSGLLVIVIAPFFASLVKLFPPVVTGSVVTIIGITLMPVAMNYMAGGQGAKDYGDPKHILLGFATLVIILVLQRFAKGFLKSIAILLGLAFGTILASVFGLVDVAQVGQANWFELPKPFRFTGFSFDVGATIVFFIVALVSLIESTGVYHALSKITGKQLERKDFRKGYMAEGIAITLGSIFNAFPYTAYSQNVGLVSLSGVKKNDVIYGMVILLVICGCIPKLGALANIIPLSVLGGAMLAMFGMVMAYGVRILIDINFKNQNNLLIIAISVGLGAGITAVPEAFKGLGDQFAWFTQNGIVLGTVSAIILNLFFNGINYQQSKENVK
- the xpt gene encoding xanthine phosphoribosyltransferase, which produces MDALRRKVIEDGVVIDEKILKVDGFLNHQIDAALMYDIGQTFYEQFVDQGVTKILTIEASGIAPAIMAAYRFDVPCLFAKKAKPSTLNAGYYQTDVHSFTKNKTNTVIVSEEFLSADDKVLIIDDFLANGEAVLGLHRLVEQAGATTVGVGILVEKSFQQGRSRIEEAGLTVSSLCQVASLTGNKVTLVGDTES
- a CDS encoding general stress protein, with translation MTLYKISKCEVKRTEDEAVQYVDQLLKEGVKENQIVVLSKDKLNTDRFHDSQIQHKTTTGTISEKFMHFFIGEDGEEAALTKFGFSNEQKEDLKQDILNNKIVVMVQELKYGQDEYEKHNAANQKLQDKHAPSEHYGDIE